A region of Selenomonadales bacterium 4137-cl DNA encodes the following proteins:
- a CDS encoding YbaK/EbsC family protein: MPLERVKQFLSQFPDLEIILFDSSTHTSELAAQALGVTPAQIAKTLCFLADGRPVLLTTCGDKKTDVKALGRELGARKVKFADAETVLNETGFPPGGVSPVGILPGVPLYLDRSLWDFDIVYAAAGTANSALPVSPDRLKEITGASVIDVCK; encoded by the coding sequence TTGCCCCTCGAACGCGTCAAACAATTCCTCAGCCAGTTCCCCGACCTCGAAATCATCCTCTTCGACAGCAGCACCCACACCTCCGAGCTCGCCGCCCAGGCCCTCGGCGTAACCCCCGCCCAGATCGCCAAAACGCTCTGCTTCCTCGCCGATGGCCGGCCGGTGCTGCTCACCACCTGCGGCGACAAGAAAACCGACGTCAAAGCCCTCGGCCGTGAACTAGGCGCCAGGAAAGTCAAATTCGCCGACGCCGAAACCGTCCTGAACGAAACCGGCTTCCCGCCGGGCGGCGTATCCCCCGTCGGCATCCTCCCCGGCGTGCCCCTCTACCTCGACCGCAGCCTGTGGGACTTCGACATCGTCTACGCCGCCGCCGGGACGGCCAATTCCGCCCTGCCCGTCAGCCCGGACCGATTAAAGGAAATAACGGGGGCTTCCGTAATAGACGTCTGTAAATAA
- the lgt gene encoding prolipoprotein diacylglyceryl transferase, with protein MGKIAFTLGPLQFYWYGLIIAVAVTAAFLVFLWQAARQSRPVEPVVDLLFWSVPAGVIGARVYYVAANWSLYRDRPLDSLCLWQGGLAIHGALLAFILVLYIYARRRRIPFWEWADLAAPALACGQAVGQWANFFNQEAFGPPTDLAWGVYIDYALRPAGYEQFDFFHPVFMYESGWNLFLLLALLAAGRVLRRFRPGAIFLTYIILYSAGHYYFAGLRLDGETILGIGLAQIFSVLAAVAALGLLLGGRRPRAEEQ; from the coding sequence ATGGGCAAAATAGCGTTCACCCTGGGACCGCTGCAATTCTACTGGTATGGGCTGATAATCGCCGTCGCCGTTACGGCCGCCTTCCTCGTTTTCCTTTGGCAGGCCGCTCGCCAGTCCCGGCCGGTCGAGCCCGTCGTCGACCTCCTCTTCTGGAGCGTGCCCGCAGGCGTCATCGGCGCCCGCGTCTACTACGTCGCCGCCAACTGGAGCCTCTACCGCGACCGGCCGCTCGACAGCCTCTGTCTTTGGCAGGGCGGGCTGGCCATCCACGGCGCCCTGCTGGCCTTCATCCTCGTCCTCTACATCTACGCCCGGCGGCGGCGCATCCCCTTCTGGGAGTGGGCCGACCTCGCCGCCCCCGCCCTCGCCTGCGGCCAAGCCGTCGGCCAATGGGCCAACTTCTTCAACCAGGAAGCCTTCGGTCCCCCCACCGACCTCGCCTGGGGCGTCTACATCGACTACGCCCTCCGACCGGCCGGCTACGAACAATTCGACTTCTTCCACCCCGTATTCATGTACGAATCAGGCTGGAACCTATTCCTCCTGCTCGCGCTCCTCGCCGCCGGCCGGGTCCTGCGTCGCTTCCGGCCGGGCGCCATCTTCCTCACATACATCATCCTCTACTCGGCCGGGCACTACTACTTCGCCGGCCTGCGCCTCGACGGCGAAACCATTCTCGGCATCGGCCTCGCCCAAATCTTCAGCGTCCTGGCCGCCGTCGCCGCCCTCGGCCTGCTCCTAGGCGGCCGCCGTCCCCGGGCGGAGGAACAATAA